ttggatttccacaagtcaaaaggtaaaatctgattggctgttcacatctccgcccacttttgggcatccaacaatcatcatattttcattcaggctgaccccctgactatgtgattcaagtttggggagtgtagtctcaaagctgtaagtttggcagcagtttcaatttccccataaaagtcaatgggtacaatatgattggctgttgttggcccctcccactttgcagggttttttttttttttaaacaaaacctgaatgcgtagtcacccagtgactgactgtgcaaagtttggaaaatctggcatcaaaccaataaaaatcaataggtgaaatctgattggctgtggcggctccgcccacttttcaaaacttaaactgcagtcccctagtgaccaactgttaaaagtttggggaccctggggttaatactgtgagactggcagcaggttggatttccgccaagtcaataggtaaaatctgattggctgttcacagctccgcccacttttaggcatccagcattcatcatattttcattcagactgaccccatgagtatgagatgcaagtttggggagtgtggcctcaaagctgtaagattggcagcagttttaatttccccatagaagtcaatgggtgacatttgattgactgttggtggcccctcccactttggggtcatccaacaaatgttgctgtttcattcggggagaccccatgattatgttattcaagggcgaagaagtgtggggagtttgggtgctgtacccctaaaactgtaggaggaaaaTGGGgagcgctaagaagaagaagctgaagtggaagaacagtctgtgggggtttCAATCCAACATAATAAAAATACTCAAGTGgagagaatagaaaagaaatcCCCTCTGGGCAataaaatctaaagcaactgaattGTCCAAGTTATTATTTCCAGTAGGTACAGGGTCATTGTTGCCTAAAATTGAAGGGAATTACCCCAATAGGTGAATAAATCTAAGGGGAGGAGCTAATACCAAGAGATACTAATTTGAACCCTAAGATGCCattgtatatttactgtattccAGATACCAACAGAGAATCCCAGGCAGCTTATACATTAATCCAGCGGGTTGTAGGGGGCGCTAGCACTACCGGCACCATCGATCTGTTGGGCCCAGGGTTCCCACTGTTGTTGGGTCAGTATACACAGCAACCCCCCCTCACACATtcaataatgctggaattgtggggagaaatgttgcattttgggaaaaaaaacatgtcaaaCTGCATCCATAATTGCACTTTGTACTGCACTTATgtcgtaaatgaccccctatGTATAGTGAGAGACCATTTGTAATAAAACCCCAGTATTTATGGTTAccaagtaaaacaaacaaaaaaaaaacactttctttttaaaACAGAACTGTATGTTATAACTATTTGCACAGTTTTATTAGTGTCCTCCAATCAGCAGCAGATCTGCTAACCCTCATCTCAGGCTGCACAACTGATAATATTACTGCTCTCACACTGTATGCAGTCACATGTGTTGTCATGGTGATTTCATTGGGATGTCACAGGGCCCTCAGTCAAATGCGTTGTCATGGTGAtttcattgtgatgtcacaatacACACAGCAGGGGTGTCCAGCATTAGACCAAAGAGTGTCATTCCTTGTTGGGAATTCAAGGTAAGTAGATCTCAGCGACTTTTTAGCTTTTAtgatgtttattatatatatatgtttagtgCTTTATTTTAATACTTTGAGATTAAAGACTGTAGTGCCATGTACATATTAAACTGTATGGAATTAAAGGGAATTCGATTTTAAAGGGGGATTTTGTACTTGGTCTGACATACAACAaatgggccgttccctatgccgatatattatacatataatagtgggacgttccctatgccgatatattctatttataatagtgggccgttccctatgcggatatattctatttataatagtgggccgttccctatgccgatatattctacatataatagtgggccgttccctatgccgatatattctacatataatagtgggccgttccctatgccgatatatttatacatataatagtgggccgttccctatgccgatatatttatacatataatagtgggccgttccctatgccgatatattatacatataatagtgggccgtcccctatgccgatatattatacatataatagtgggacattccctatgccgatatatttatacttataatagtgggccgttccctatgccgatatatttatacttataatagtgggccgttccctatgccgatatattctacatataatagtgggccgttccctatgccgatatattatacatataatagtgggacattccctatgccgatatatttatacttataatagtgggccgttccctatgccgatatatttatacttataatagtgggccgttccctatgccgatatattctacatataatagtgggccattccctatgccgatatattctatttataatagtgggccgttccctatgccgatgtatttatacttataatAGTGGGacattccctatgccgatatatttatacttataataGTGGGacattccctatgccgatatatttatacttataatagtgggccgttccctatgccgatatatttatacttataataGTGGGAcattccctatgctgatatatttatacatataatagtgggccgttccctatgccgatatatttatacttataatagtgggccgttccctatgccgatgtatttatacttataatAGTGGAACATTCCCTATGCCAATATATTCTacttataatagtgggccgttacctatgccgatatattctacttATAATAGTGGGccattccctatgccgatatattctatatataatagtgggccgttccctatgccgatatattctacttataatagtgggccgttccctatgccgatatattctacatataatagtgggccgttccctatgccgatatattctacatataatagtgggccgttccctatgccgatatattatacatataatagtgggccgttccctatgccgatatattctacttataatagtgggccgttccctatgccgatatattatacatataatagtgggccgttccctatgccgatatattatacatataatagtgggccgttccctatacagatatattatacatataatagtgggccgttccctatgccgatatattatacatataatagtgggccgttccctatgccgatatattctacttataatagtgggccgttccctatgcggatatattatacatataatagtgggccgttccctatgcggATATATTCTACTTATAATAACGGGTCGTttcctatgccgatatattatacatataatagtgggccattCCCTATGcggatatattatacatataatagtgggtcattccctatgccgatatattatacatataatagtgggccgttccctatgcggATATATTCTACTTATAATAGTgagccgttccctatgccgatatattctacttataatagtgggccgttccctatgccaatatattctacatataatagtgggccgttccctatgccgatatattctacttataatagtgggccgttccctatgccgatatattatacatataatagtgagccgttccctatgccgatatattctacttataatagtgggccgttccctatgccaatatattctacatataatagtgggccgttccctatgccgatatattctacttataatagtgggccgttccctatgccgatatattatacatataatagtgagccgttccctatgccgatatattatacttataatagtgggccgttccctatgccaatatattatacatataataacgggctgttccctatgccgatatattctacatataatagtgggccgttccctatgccgatatattatacatataatagtgggccgttccctatacgGATATATTCTacttataatagtgggccgttccctatgcggatatattctacatataaaagtgggccgttccctatgccgatatattctacttataatagtgggccgttccctatgccgatatattctacttATAATAGTGGGTCATTCCCTATGCTGACATATTTATACTTATAATAGTGGGtcattccctatgccgatatatttatacttataataGTGGGtcattccctatgccgatatattatacatataatagtgggacattccctatgccgatatatttatacatataatagtggccaTTCCCTAAGCTGCTAtgttctacatataatagtggaccgttccctatgccgatatatttatacatataatagtgggacattccctatgccgatatatttatacatataatagtgggccgttccctatgccgatatatttatacatataatagtgggacattccctatgccgatatatttatacatataatagtggccaTTCCCTAAGCTGCTAtgttctacatataatagtggaccgttccctatgccgatatatttatacttataataGTGGGtcattccctatgccgatatatttatacttataataGTGGGtcattccctatgccgatatattatacatataatagtgggacattccctatgccgatatatttatacatataatagtggccaTTCCCTAAGCTGCTAtgttctacatataatagtgggccgttccctatgccgatatatttatacatataatagtgggccgttccctatgccgatatatttatacatataatagtgggacattccctatgccgatatatttatacatataatagtgggccgttccctatgccgatatatttatacatataatagtgggacattccctatgccgatatatttatacatataatagtgggacattccctatgccgatatatttatacatataatagtgggccgttccctatgccgatatatttatacatataatagtgggacattccctatgccgatatatttatacatataatagtggccaTTCCCTAAGCTGCTAtgttctacatataatagtggaccgttccctatgctgatatatttatacatataatagtggccattccctatgccgatatatttatacatataatagtggccaTTCCCTAAGCCGAGATGTTCTACAtttaatagtgggccgttccctatgccgacatatttatacatataatagtgggccattcactatgccgatatattatacatataatagtggaccgttccctatgccgatatattatacatataatagtgggccattccctatgccgatttattatacatataatagtgggccgttccctatgccgatatattctacatataatagtgggccattccctatgccgatttattatacatataatagtgggccattccctatgccgatttattatacatataatagtgggccgttccctatgcggatatattctacatataatagtgggccattccctatgccgatttattatacatataatagtggaccattccctatgctgatatattatacatataatagtggcccATTCTttatgccgatatattatacatataatagtggccattccctatgccgatatattatacatataatagtgggccattccctatgccgatatattatacatataatagtggaccgttccctatgccgatatattctacatataatagtgggccgttccctatgccgatttattatacatataatagtgggccgttccctatgccgatatgtTCTACAtttaatagtgggccgttccctatgccgatatatttatacatataatagtgggccgttccctatgccgatatatttatacatataatagtgggccattccctatgccgatatattatacatataatagtgggccattccctatgccgatatataatagtgggccgatccctatgccgatatattcaacttataatagtgggccgttccctatgctgatatattatacatataatagtgggccgatccctatgccgatatatttatacatataatagtgggccgttccctatgccgatatatttatacatataatagtgggccattccctatgccgatatattatacatataatagtgggccattccctatgccgatatataatagtgggccgatccctatgccgatatattcaacttataatagtgggccgttccctatgctgatatattatacatataatagtgggccgatccctatgccgatatattctacttATAATAGTTGGccattccctatgccgatatataatagtgggccgatccctatgccgatatattcaacttataatagtgggccgttccctatgccgatatattatacatataatagtgggccgttccctatgctgatatattatacatataatagtgggccgatccctatgccgatatattcaacttataatagtgggccgttccctatgccgatatatttatacttataataGTGGGctgttccctatgccgatatatttatacatataatagtgggccattccctatgccgatatattatacatataatagtgggccattccctatgccgatatattttacatatagtagtgggccgttccctatgccgatatattatacatataatagtgggccgttccctatgccgatatattatacatagaatactgggccgttccctatgctgattaaatatacacactatagacgTGTCATTTCCTATACAGATGTTCGGTGCATAAACAAGAGCACATTAGGCTAATTTATTATGGATACTTGTGGATgtaaacaggattattttgctaTCAGCAAAGATTCATATTAGCTTTGTTATTTCTAAAATACAATTTAAGGTAGATATCGAGTGTTTTAAAATGATGTAGGGGAAGGCCTCTATAGCTAGgggtataaaaaaataatttacatttgggGGCTCCTGGGATGATATGGGGAGGATCTCTAGAGCCAGGAACATAATATTTTGGGATATAGAATGATGAGGAACAGAAACTATTCACTGGGTTGGAAGTAGGAGGAATGTGTGAGATAAAAGGAGAATGAGTTTAAGCAAAATTTATCTATAGATCTTTCCCATAATATTCATTCCTTTCATCTTTTTAACTAACAAGGGTGGGTAATCATTGGGCCATTAGGTCTTTATGATACAACATTGGGGGTGAATCCCATAGACTGCAGGGAAAAGCAAACCGTTGTACAATTGTAATAGTATAAATAGAAATACAagttgtatgtacagtatttgttatggatgcaaaaatatgaattttttaagcttattttctctttttctcccaCAGATTTTAAAGAAATCCCTGTGCAAGACTCTGCAGAATAAGGATGGCTTTCCGCTGTCCTCTTCTGTGGATTATTGTGCATGGACTCCTATTTTCTTGTATTTATTCATTATCAGGTAAGTTACTAATGTCATAATTTCATCTTTATGTAACTTTATGTAACTCATTTCtgattatatatactgtatataattgttATTACTGGGCATTTAGGATCTAACAATCATTCTAGCATAGAAAAGAACTGTCTGAATTTGTTTCTCCCTGTATATGATACCCAATATGGGGGACAGCGCGCCCTACCAACCCACTTAACAGAATGGTGTTCAACTGCCCAAACCATTTTGAGCACATTCTGATGAAATGACCCAGCTACTGGATAAAAATGTCAATTTTTAACACTGAAATGGGGTAAATCCAGCAACCTGTTGGTAATAAAACaagtataaggggcagatttctcaaagtatgagttcaaatcccgaaatgggaaaaattcggattagatacgaaaatttctgatgatcgcaaatgcttacgaaaaaatcgtaacagtcacgataatatcgtattggcgatccgaaagtcacaaaattttcgtatccaaacgatcgtaaactgcGGGAAAATCTTTCTAactttgatccatctgtgcatgtatttggaagcctcccatagggctcaatgggagctccaacctggcccaagtcaagataacaaagctttaatgaatccgaaactttcatactcgttgggacaaatgtgattttgttgcgtaaattttgtcgcaaagtacgaaaaagtcacgcaaattaacgaaaaaatagcagaaaatacttacagttctataaattagaaaaaataggaattttttATATTCGGagtcaatcgtactttgataaatgtgccccttaatattaCTCGCCAAATTCTAACAGTGTCATAAAGACAACAAATCCATGACAGAAGTCTGACCAAATTGTAAAAACTGCCatctaaatattaaaaatatgacGCTATTGCTCCACAAGAGTTTGCTCAGTGcgccaaaaccttttttttatgcgacaTGACCCAAATAGTGTTGCAGCGTTTTTCTCTGATATTTTCAATTTGTGGAATCATTTTCTTGGAAAATGTGTTGAAAATATCAAGGCTAGGaaaatttctttaaaatgttgtAGTTTGGGTACAAAGATAGCCACACCCCTTTTTTAAACTTCAGTTTTTTAACACTTGTAGTGGAGGCAGAGACGTGTTAGGAAATGAATCTGTGAATATGCCGgcataatttcaacattaattacAGGAGTTTTCTTTACCAACACTTTTCTGAATTCCCCCCATCAAAGAATTAAAACTAAACGACACATTTTTTCGccctaaataaatgtttatttatttatatttaatataaatgttgtAACCAAGTAGAAATGCAGTGGGCTGATACTTATACGTGTTTGTTTTGGCAGAAGAGACCAAAGAAGAAAGTCCAGGCAACGTCCCAGTGACTATGGGAGAAGTTGTGACCAAAAATGAAACTGAAGAAATGGGAATATTCTGGAAAGCACTGGATTTACCCAGTATAAGGACCAAACGAGAAGTCCACACTGTCAGTACCGACACTCTGAGATACCTTATCCCAGTAGTTGTTCTGGCGGTACTGGCAGTCTTGGGAATCATTGGATGGTAAGTCATTTCTCTTCCTCTAACAGGAGGTGGGTGTGCAACAACTTCATTTTTAGTGTAAGAAACCCAGAAAAGGGACTGAAGTAACTGTGTACTTGTTATCTTTGTGCAGGATTCTGTTCTACCTCGAGAGGAGAAAGATGATACTGAAATTACAGGCTTTTGATGAAGAGAATCCTCCAGAAGAGAAACCAATAGAGCCAAAGAGGTTTGTAATACTTTACTATGAACTAGGCCCATCTGTTCTGCTCAGCATTTAGAGAGAATGTAACCCCCACTTACACACAATATGGATATTTTCATTACTACTTAGTAATATCCCTGCAAAACAGTTCATTTCCCCTTCTCAGTCAAAAGACTCATAATCCAGTAGCCATAATACTTTCTGTTTATAATCCTTTCTTTTACATGTTATTTTTTGGGGTGGTTTTTGGTTTAATATTTTGTGGACGAATTGCTACCTTGTCAAATccacaaaatattcattttgaatGTTACTAATGCTAAAAATCTACATCCAACTGAATCCTACCCCAACTGGAATATAAGTTTTATAGCTTTAATGTGTCCTTTGTTTTGTAGGAAAAAGCTTAAAAAAGTTGCTAAACGCAAGCAAAAGGCTGCTGAGCGAGATATTGAAGCTCAGCttgaggaagaagaagaggaggaagaaataGGCGATGAGCCTATAGAACCTCCGAagaaattaaagaagaaaaagcCTAAAAAAGTTGCTAAACGGAAACAAAAGGCTGCTGAGCGAGACATTGAAGCTCAGCttgaggaagaagaagaggaggaagaaataGGTGATGAGCCTATAGAACCTCCAAagaaattaaagaagaaaaagcCTAAAAAAGTTGCTAAACGCAAACAAAAGGCTTCTGAGCGCGATGTAGAAGCGCAActtgaggaagaagaagaagaggaggaagaaataAGCGATGAGCCTATAGAACCTCCAAagaaattaaagaagaaaaagcCTAAAAAACAGTGAGTTAACTGGGATTTACCTTTTTTCTAGaatggaaataaaatgaaatgaaatatgtCCAACTGAGCCGAGTATCCAAGTTCCATAGCGCTTAAATATATCCTTTTGTTTTATAGGAAAAAGCTTAAGAAAGTTGTCGAAAGTGACGAGTCTGCTGAACTAGAGGAGGAAGAGCAGcttgaggaggaagaagaagaagaggaacctcctaagaaattaaagaagaaaaaggcTAAAAAACACAAAGCGTGAGTTTTTAACTGATCTTCCTTTCAATTGCCTGAGCCCCGAGCCCCGTCTGGCACAATGGAGACCTTATTACTTTAATAATTATTATCTGCCAGACGTGTAAACTTTATTATTTCAAATTAATtatctatataaaaatattgttctgACTAAACTTTCACTGTCTCCAAAATAAATTTTTATAATATGACAGAATATAAGACTTATGAGAGTCTAGCAGCATATTGTGTAATACTCGGATACACCCGGGTTCCTATTATCATGGTTTCTCCCAAACTTAAAATGACAGaattataatactttttttttctttttttagaaaaaagcTTCGTGTATCGGCGTCGGAAGATTCAGAAGACTCAGACGTCTCCGATATATCAGAAGAGACTGCTGAGTCGGATGATTCTTCTGAGTCAGAGGGGGATGGGCAAGAGGAAGAAACAGATGAACAACCATCCCTCTTAAAATGGGCCATGAAATCAGCAGCAAAAAAGACTTCAAAATTCATCAAGTGAGTTTGCTTGGCCTTTACTAGTCATGTGACTTTGTTTGTATTGCTGACCCCCCAGGTGTCTGTAACAAAACAATCACATTACTTAATTAGCTCAGGTTAATATCGTTATAACCGCTTCTCTCCGCTCCGTCTTGTAGGCAAGTGGAGCAGAGCAAATGCGTAATGTGATTTAatggcttaggggcacatttactaagcaattttgagaaaaagtcattttttttacttctagatatttttgatatttataaatgggtttgtgccagtactcgatttttctgatatgGTTTCTCGAAaaattttgaaaataactcccataattcgagatttattaatgtttagttcaCTTTTTTTTCGAgtaccattgaatcctatggaggCTCAGAGTGGCTGAGCAATAGAATAGTcggtgacagcctgtccttgacatattttcaatgaaaaatgaatcccctcattgttttctgtttcacccagtttcaagggaaacttGATTGTTTAATACGAATCTATCCAACCTCGAGTTTATGTGATTTTCAAGGCCAAAAAAcctgagttttagtaaatgtgcccctaaatgtcacttTGGCCTCAGATTCATTTCCtctttcaaaaataattttataattagACTTAAAAGTGTCACAGATATTCCTGTCCATAGTCCAGATGTAAATGAATATAAGCAGCTTCTGGCAGCATTGTTTTTGGTTCATTAATACACCCAGCTGGCTATTAGAACGGCTGCTCACAAGtgcaaatttttgtatttttttttaaatctgttatttatcttttttttaggaaaaagctTGATGATGCTATGAAGTCAGATGAGCCAGATGAGGAAAGTAGCCCAGACAGGACTCCTGAATCTGAGGAGACTGCTCAATCTTCCTCTTATGAAGAAGAAAAATCAGAGGAAGAAGAAATAGATGAAGGCCCAGACCTCTTAAAACAGGTCTTTAAATCATCTAAAAAGGCTGCAAAATACATAGGGTGAGTTGTTGGGCTCTAACACATTGGCGAGAGTCCTAATTACATTTATCACCACtctctaatatatttatatatatacaccagtgatccccaaccagaggctcgggggtaacatgttgcttcccaactccttggatgttgctcccagtgcccccaaaccagggagttatttttgaattcctgacttgggggcaagttttggttgaataaaaacaagatttcctaccaaataaagccccctgtaagctgatag
This sequence is a window from Xenopus tropicalis strain Nigerian chromosome 2, UCB_Xtro_10.0, whole genome shotgun sequence. Protein-coding genes within it:
- the LOC116408915 gene encoding nucleolin-like codes for the protein MAFRCPLLWIIVHGLLFSCIYSLSEETKEESPGNVPVTMGEVVTKNETEEMGIFWKALDLPSIRTKREVHTVSTDTLRYLIPVVVLAVLAVLGIIGWILFYLERRKMILKLQAFDEENPPEEKPIEPKRKKLKKVAKRKQKAAERDIEAQLEEEEEEEEIGDEPIEPPKKLKKKKPKKVAKRKQKAAERDIEAQLEEEEEEEEIGDEPIEPPKKLKKKKPKKVAKRKQKASERDVEAQLEEEEEEEEEISDEPIEPPKKLKKKKPKKQ